The following coding sequences lie in one Salvelinus fontinalis isolate EN_2023a chromosome 21, ASM2944872v1, whole genome shotgun sequence genomic window:
- the LOC129818747 gene encoding cyclin-dependent kinase 2-associated protein 1-like, producing MSLGMSYKPNVHQHIPGTSGNQVGNIQSPSAANLATLQSYRPLVNDVYAPPSLGFSQGSSGSQLPQSKYSELLAIIEELGKEIRPTYAGSKSAMERLKRGIIHARGLVRECLAETERNARS from the exons ATGTCTCTGGGAATGTCTtacaaacccaatgtccaccagCACATTCCAGGAACTTCCGGGAACCAGG TTGGAAACATCCAGTCTCCGTCTGCAGCCAACTTGGCCACTTTGCAGTCCTACAGGCCGCTGGTGAATGACGTTTACGCACCGCCCTCCTTGGGCTTCTCACAG GGATCCAGCGGCAGCCAGTTGCCCCAGAGTAAGTATTCAGAGCTACTGGCCATCATCGAGGAGCTGGGGAAGGAGATCCGGCCCACCTACGCCGGCAGCAAGAGCGCCATGGAGAGACTAAAACGAG GTATCATCCATGCCAGGGGACTGGTGCGGGAGTGCTTGGCAGAGACTGAGAGAAATGCCAGGTCCTAG